Proteins from one Triticum aestivum cultivar Chinese Spring chromosome 7A, IWGSC CS RefSeq v2.1, whole genome shotgun sequence genomic window:
- the LOC123149160 gene encoding GDT1-like protein 5 — translation MSPSLLGGLTKSLAMTVLSEVGDKTFFAAAILAMRHPRKLVLAGCLSALTVMTALSASLGWAAPNLISRKWTHHITTLLFFVFGIWSLWEGFKEEGESEDLAELEAKLDADFKTNKGESKNKSKATEDTKKKQRPFLMQFFSPIFIKAFSITFFGEWGDKSQIATIGLAADENPFGVVIGGIIAQALCTTAAVMGGKSLASQISEKMVELSSGVLFLLFGIMSLLSGPEGQL, via the exons atgtcgccgTCTCTGCTCGGG GGGCTCACCAAGTCGCTGGCCATGACCGTGCTCTCCGAGGTCGGCGACAAgaccttcttcgccgccgcg ATTCTGGCCATGCGCCATCCCCGGAAGCTCGTCCTTGCTGGCTGTCTATCGGCGTTAACA GTGATGACCGCTTTATCTGCTTCTCTCGGCTGGGCTGCACCAAATCTG ATATCACGTAAATGGACTCATCATATCACCACTCTGCTGTTCTTTGTGTTTGGCATCTGGTCATTGTGGGAAGGCTTCAAAGAAGAAGG AGAGTCAGAAGATCTGGCTGAATTGGAAGCAAAGCTG GATGCGGACTTTAAGACTAACAAAGGGGAATCGAAAAATAAATCAAAG GCAACTGAAGATACAAAGAAAAAGCAAAGGCCATTTCTCATGCAGTTCTTCTCGCCAATTTTTATAAAG GCATTTTCCATCACTTTCTTTGGTGAGTGGGGTGACAAGAGCCAG ATTGCTACAATTGGCTTGGCTGCTGATGAAAACCCATTCGGTGTCGTCATCGGGGGAATCAT AGCTCAAGCACTCTGCACTACCGCTGCCGTGATGGGAGGGAAGAGCCTGGCCTCTCAGATATCCGAGAAGATG GTTGAATTGTCGAGCGGGGTGCTATTCCTGTTGTTTGGCATAATGTCCTTGTTGTCAGGGCCAGAAGGGCAATTGTAA